A stretch of DNA from Carya illinoinensis cultivar Pawnee chromosome 12, C.illinoinensisPawnee_v1, whole genome shotgun sequence:
CTGTTGATCATCAATATTACTTATTACAAAGTCAGAGCCCAATTATTCGAGTTTCAGAGACTCCTAAGCAGAAATATCagtcaaatcaaattcttgggCTACCAGGACAACTTTTATTGAAGgttaatgatataaattcacacatttttacaatatattttataattatattataagatgatgatatttctataaaatgatgttatttttataaaatattttatatgtaaagacagcgttaagaatataatataaatatttaaatttacttatataaaataataatttgacgTAAATTAAAAGACTCAATACAATGTCTAGGGGTGGGCAGTAGAGGCCAGCTCTAATCCAATAGGAAGAATTCCAAGCAGAGGTAGGGGACAGATTGGCCCCATATTACTTAAGTATGACTATTATATTACCTTAGTCTTCTATATAAAAATTGGCCTAAGGAACCAAGGTAATCTAAAATAAAACTCTAATAAGTTTAAATtctttttgtaattataaaatttaagttatattataatttggatccacaaataatttttaaatctaatgGATAGGCCTATGCGGAGGTGAGGTGGATGAGGTTTTCAACTTCGCCTCAGACACCTGAGGTGGGGGACCTTGCCCTGCCTCCCTAGGGCGGGATGAAATCCCCTTCCTTGTATGATGAGGGAAAGAGTCAACCGTGCCCTGCACCATGCGGATGTCACTCCTAATAACATCCTCGTTAGAGATAACATAACCAATCATATGGGAATTCTCGTGCAGAATAGTGAAACGGCCTTGTGCCACAGTCCATATATTTACATTGTTCcagtaaaaaagaataaaataaacagaaGTTACAGGATATTATTAGGcccaaggaaagaaaagatacaAGAATCAAGCATAGCAACCCCTCAACCCCGATGACATCTTTCATCTATCCCAATACAAACCCACCCAACATATTAAAAGGCACCATTTTTTTACCCATCGAAGAAATAACTAAAAGTTAGAggcccaaaaaaataatcatataatatcacaaaagcaaaaagaaataaacccAACTCCAAACCCTAGATTCCCAAATAAGAGGGGTATAGGAAAACAAGATGTTTTCGCCACCCAACCTAAGTAGTCCACGTGTCAACTCCAATCCTCATAATCCCACAAAGCTTTATCAGGGACCCCATGTAAGCCAACAAGTGGGAACACATCACGTGAAAATCCAGTAGCAGAATGCACCCacgctctctccctctctctctctctctctctctctctctctctctctctctctctctctcagttgaGAAGCCTTTCCTTGTCCGTACCTCCAAAATGACCAGGAGTTGGGGGCTGCGGTGCTTGTGATGGCgatgttggtggtggtggtgcattTTGATTGGCTGCGCTGCTCATCTTCTTGAGGTTCTGTTGGTGATAGATTTGCCTTAATCTTtctatttccttctttaatGCCTCTTGATGAgctaaaatttttatacaaccaaaaaaaaaaaaaaaaaaaagaggcatgAGGCTTACACGTGCCACTCAATAAAATGTGATCTGATAATCGGTGGAAAAGTTAAAACCACCTAATCTTCCTAATTCCTAAGTTTGAACACCAGATAATGTATATATACCCCCTTACAAACAAATATTGATTTCTCAAGTCATCACGAAACTGATGCATATTTGAGGTTAATATTTCTGGTAGGCCGTAGAAGTCCTGCATGCGGCGCATAAGCTAAACATTGGAGACCCGCATGCATTGTGTGTGTATTATATTGCATTTGTGGTACCAACGCAATAATATGatcttactatatatatatatatatatatatgatcggtCCACAAACTTGAATAATTTCAAGTCACATGGATCTTAATTAATTTACTCCAAAACCATGAATTAATCACAATTAATTCCTCCAGTTGGTCATTGTAATAGCACTAGATAATACttaatatgatgatgatgatgaggaggaggaggatgaaGTTCTAATATTTAccatctttgaaaatattatcttGAGCCAAAGCAGCGATCCGTTGCTTGAGAGCGCTATTATCGACATTAAGTATCAACCTTTGGTGGTCCAAGAATGCAACCCTTGGTGACAATGATGATACTTCggtcttcattttttttgtattgaaaatcaaattaaacaaattatcagaaataaatatttaaagcaCGTCAATATATCCATTAATAATATGAAACAAATGtttactaattaattatatcatcaTGTACCTGTAATGTTGTTACACTTCGTTCTAGCTCCGAAATATATTGCAGTTTCCTCACTCTTGACCTTTGCGCTGATTGCCGGTTTGCCAAAATTCTAGCACAAACCCAACAAAATCATGAGTAATTCGGATCTCAATCTTATTTTGCACTGCGGATCCAATATGATGATCACTGCCTCGGGTAGTTACATTCCTCTAATGCATTTAagaaacatttatatatataatattataatgcgTGCGAGTCATCGATCATTAATCATCATCAGTATATAGGGTTACCTTTTCACCCTCTTAGGATCGACGATGGAGTCGCCGCTGGGGGTGGTGGAGGGAAGTGGATCTTGTGGCTCGGGTTTGCATGAGCTTTCAACCTCTCCTGGTTCACTTTTGGGCTGTTGGTCGAGAGGCATTATTGGCTTATTCTCGTCGTCGATGCTGTTGTGGTCAGACGGCGTGGACGCATTGGAAGACGAGACTGTAGGCGGCAGCGCTACCAAGACCTCGTCGGAGAACATTGACATGAGCTGGTCATCGTCCAAGCGGTCGAAGCCGCCGCTGGTGCCATTATTCCGGCATTCGACACCGATGAATGGAGCCGTCTCGAGGAAGGCAATGGAGTCGCTCATGGACCGCCGATGGGCTCCTCGCCGGGCTGACGAGAAGTCGAGGAACTCGTCCACCCAAGTGGGTTGTTGTTGTTGGGCGGTGGGCATGGAAGTAGAAGTATTGTTGTTGGTGGGAACGAAGTTTGACATATTAATGGGCATTCTTTGGTGAGAAGAAGAATGCCAATTTTGAGTCATGCTTGGTATCTTGGGTGGTAATTGTGCCATATAACACCAAAACAATAGATTGCcaaatatatatgcaatttGAGAGAAAGATCAACCAAGACAACAAAAAAGGATCACGAAAAATGAGTGTTGattatttgagagagagagagagagagagagagagagagagagaactatgACCATAAAACAGTAATCTTTATCGCAATCTTGGACTTGGAAAAACACTTGGGAGACATTGAGGGAGGTGATCAGAGCCAGTGCAATGACATGGACGACGACAATAACAGCAACATCTTCATTACAAATCGATCATGAAatgctgctctctctctctctctctctctctctctctgtgaattTGGAGACCTATGTTTTTTCAAGGCCAATGGGTGAGGGTGAGGCCGGGGGTCACATGGGAGGGAGGAAAGACAGCTAGCAACAGCTGGTTGGGGGAGTGGGGGTGAAAGGAAGACGTGGGAGAACTTAAACGGTTCTCTGCTGGGAAAGTCGTCAGTGTAGTTTAATAAATGGCGGAATCAGCCACCACGTGCCGATGTGACCCCTCTCCTTCATTCGAATCCATCACCTTGACACTTATCTTAATCTAATCTCCAATTACATGTTGgatttacatataatatatatatatataaatatataatatcagcTTACACTCTACATATGCATATCTCACATGATTGACGTTTTCATGTACAAGCTGTGatgatcatctcatctcatggcCCCCACTTTCTCTCGTTACCAAATAAAAGCATGTGGTCTGCTTGTAATCAGGACTTAGATCTTATGAATTAGTGGATACCCACTAATTTAGTGTTAAGGTTAGATTAATGGGCCGGTTTTCTGCAAGGAGAAACTTAGAAGGAGCCAAATGGGTCATTATCAGTTAGATAATTTGTATACATTATCCTTAAATATTGGTCTATATATTCTTTGCAAGCATATGGGTGTTGTTGTGATATAATCACATAAGAGGAAAAAATGGTCTTATTGGGAAGTTTGGGAGGAAATGTATATAGCAGGATTTGATTTGGGGGGGATGGGGATGAGCTGTGAAACAAAGGGGGTTTGTAAGAATCATGTCCTCCTCCCTCCCATGTGAATTGTTTGCAAGAGCCCAC
This window harbors:
- the LOC122288877 gene encoding basic leucine zipper 61-like; amino-acid sequence: MAQLPPKIPSMTQNWHSSSHQRMPINMSNFVPTNNNTSTSMPTAQQQQPTWVDEFLDFSSARRGAHRRSMSDSIAFLETAPFIGVECRNNGTSGGFDRLDDDQLMSMFSDEVLVALPPTVSSSNASTPSDHNSIDDENKPIMPLDQQPKSEPGEVESSCKPEPQDPLPSTTPSGDSIVDPKRVKRILANRQSAQRSRVRKLQYISELERSVTTLQTEVSSLSPRVAFLDHQRLILNVDNSALKQRIAALAQDNIFKDAHQEALKKEIERLRQIYHQQNLKKMSSAANQNAPPPPTSPSQAPQPPTPGHFGGTDKERLLN